TTTTAAGTATCTAGCCCCACAGCATTGATAGCACGCAGGCACTCAGCTTCTAGCAAAGCGTAGCCGTAGTTAAGCATGGCATTAACCATGTCCCCTGCCCCTGTGGCCCTCCGGCTCGAATCAATCCTTGATTCAAAATCGTATTTCTCAGGAATGGCTTTTGAGAACTCATTCCAATATTTGTAGGCAACCCCACCTTCAACACCCATAATTTCCTGATTTTTGATATGGTGAACTCCGTTCTTTTTATTTCTCATTTTTGCGCCAATGCGTACAACTATATATACATGCTGGACAAGGCTTTAATACTTTAATTCTTATGTACATAATATCTGTATTGGATTAGTTAGTATCCTCTTTAGGATGCTGATTCAGGATCCAGATCAAAATCTTAACATAATGATCATTTATAAGGCGATATCATGAAAGTAAGCGTACCATGTATGGGAAAAGGCGGAAGCGATGACGCAGTCAGCCAGCATTTTGGAAGGGCACCTGCCTACACTGTTTTTGACACAGAGACTGGGGAATATTCCGTTGTAATGAAAAATGGTAGTGAAGGTCCTGCTGACCTGATGGCTGGAGCCGGTGTGAATGTAATGCTCTGTGGAGGTATTGGAAAGGGTGCTGCAGTGATGCTCCAGCAGAGAGGGATCGATGTTTTCCTCGGTGCATCTGGAACGATAAAAGATGCCATTGATGCGTGGGAGTCCGGTGCTCTCTCAAAGAACCAGAATGGTAACTGCGACAGCCATGAACATGATCACAATCATGACGACTGCAGTTGTAATTGCAGCTGTCACAGTCAGGTCTCAATAAGCTGAGCTGCTGCCGAAACATAAAAGAGAATTGCCACCTAATGTGGCAAACTCCATTACTGCAATACAATTGTCTGAATGCAGGCAATTGTTTTCTCCTTTTGTGCCAGATGGTTTAATCCTTAGAGAAGAACTTTCAGTTCTAATTAAGTCATTAGGATTAATTTTCCCAGTTTCTACAAGATTGATTACTGCAAGATCAACACGGAATCTGAAAGGCTCTTGAGCATAAAATTGACCATATCACCGGCTGATACTGGTCTTCTGTATTGGTCTATCCTGGAACAGAAGTCATATTTCTCAGGAATTGCCTTTTTTTAGCCATAATGACAAAGTCTAATAATTTACTTGTAAATAATATTATAGTCTGCGATCATTTAACAAATGTGCTGATGAATAAAATCAGAACATACAGAGATTTCATTGCTCATCTGTTATGGCCAAAAAAATAATATAAGGATTTTTAATACAAGCTCGGTCTCTAACTTTATTTACGATCTCTTGTTGCTTTGTTTAAAAATCAACTACCTCTCTCTACTGTAATTTGATCGTAAACTATACCTTCTGGTAATCGATCTAGTCCTTTCCTCTTGTCTGCTGGCTGTGCAAGGTAAGTTTCAAAATCTTGTTGGGTATTACTATCTGCAATAATGGCACATATATCCATCTTTACATTGGTACTATATGGCTCGCCAAGGTAGGCAGGAGAATACCACTCTCCATTATTACTACTAATTGCAGCAGAGTTAGGTTGAGGATAATAACGATTAGATGAAAGGACTACAACCCATATTGTACTTCCTTCGGGTATGTTTTTTGATGTTCCTTTCACAGTTTCTTGATAATCAACTAAAGTATTATCGTTTGGATAGGTAATTTCTACTATAGAAACTGCAGGATCATCTTTCACTGCGTAATTTGTGATATTGTCTTCTATGTTGTTATGCGGAACCACGAGAAGGTTATAATAGGTACTGTGCATTTTTCCATCAGCACCCTGACCCTTAATCTCAATTTCGTGTTTACCTATTAAAACACTTTTATCAACATTTATCATTAAATTAGAAGTATATGAGGGAGAAGCTCCTCCAATGGGTCGAATAAATGTGGTCACAACACCAGAAGGTTGCTGACTTGAACTGAGGCTAATCGATTCATCATATCCGTTTATACTCTCAACAGTGATTGATGTTTGTACTACTCCTCCCTGTTCAACTTTTCCTTCCATTGGGTCAACAGAAATACTAAAGTCCGATAATTCATCCGATAATTCATCCTGATGATTAACAAAACCAATTAGAAGCATTGCAACTAGGGTTAAAAATCCTATTAATAGAGTTAAAAGTTGATCTTTGGATAATTTTGTCCTCTTCCCTTTTTGGCTTTTAATTATGGGTGGATTTGGGTTCTTCGTTGTTGAATCTTGATTTGTGGATATATTTGTCTTCTTCACCGTGCACCAACTCAATATTTTACTTTCAATTTCTTTAATATATTCTCAATTCCAATGTAAATAGATATCGTTTAAACGTAATAAAATATAATATATAAACAAAATAGTATAAAACTGAAAGAAGGGATTTCACTCCTTCTTTCCACCAAACATATACAGTACAAATGCACTGAGACCAACGAGAGGCAGGAGTACTACAAAACCATAAGTTCTGTAGATATTGAGGCTAAGTATTCTAGGGTGTATGCTATTTCGAAGCTTACTGGTTCTACCCCCAGGGTGTTGGCCAGGTTTAAGATACTTAATGAAAACAAAACCTGAGGGCAACGAATAAAACCCTTCAACTTTTACAACCTGGGGTTCCAGATAATAAAAGAGAATGGTAAATCTGTGAAACCCTTAGCCCCTTTCTCTACCAATCCCCAGGAAATAGTGTATGAGCCTTTCATTGATTATGAAACAGGAGAGATTAAGCAAGGATCACATTACTTCAAACCACTAAGTAAAATCATAATGCAATATGTAGATCATACAAAGAACAAGTTTGATGATGATGTGGCTATTCTGGAAAGAAAGCATGTTCAGGCTGATGATGTTATTTACATAGGAAAGGAAGCAAACAATATTGATGAAAGCGCAATCATTAGCCCGAGACCACAAAAGATTTAAACAGTTATCTATTTACAAGCTTTATGACAGAATCGCCAATTTTTGAGATATTTGATGGATTGCCCAGGCAGGGTCCTGGCAGTAATGAATGTACTGAAAAAGCCTTTAATTTGCTTTCTTCCCTTCCTGCAGGCACTAAGATCCTTGACATTGGTTGTGGTGTGGGCATGCAGACAATACATCTTGCGAAGATCTGCAACGATTGTCACATCACTGCAACTGACATTTACCAGCCTTTTCTGGATAAACTGATGGAAAATGCAGTTAAAGAAGGACTTGATGACAGGATTACCACGGTTTGTGCTTCCATGGATGACCTGCCTTTTGAAGCCGGAGAATTCGACATAATCTGGGCAGAAGGCTCCATCTTTATCCTTGGTCTTGAAAAAGGAATTAGCTACTGGAAAC
This DNA window, taken from Methanomethylovorans hollandica DSM 15978, encodes the following:
- a CDS encoding class I SAM-dependent methyltransferase; the protein is MTESPIFEIFDGLPRQGPGSNECTEKAFNLLSSLPAGTKILDIGCGVGMQTIHLAKICNDCHITATDIYQPFLDKLMENAVKEGLDDRITTVCASMDDLPFEAGEFDIIWAEGSIFILGLEKGISYWKQFLKEGGYMAVTENTWFTDEPSSKVLQFWQDIYPGIMNIPDTEKVITAAGYDIIDHFKLPASTWHDFYSHLEKRVHDISDSYKENTDAEMILSFNRKEIELFREYPDEYGYAFYIFRKNANKCPVTDK
- a CDS encoding NifB/NifX family molybdenum-iron cluster-binding protein; translation: MKVSVPCMGKGGSDDAVSQHFGRAPAYTVFDTETGEYSVVMKNGSEGPADLMAGAGVNVMLCGGIGKGAAVMLQQRGIDVFLGASGTIKDAIDAWESGALSKNQNGNCDSHEHDHNHDDCSCNCSCHSQVSIS
- a CDS encoding CRISPR-associated endonuclease Cas1; translation: MRNKKNGVHHIKNQEIMGVEGGVAYKYWNEFSKAIPEKYDFESRIDSSRRATGAGDMVNAMLNYGYALLEAECLRAINAVGLDT